A stretch of the Acidilobus sp. 7A genome encodes the following:
- a CDS encoding DNA topoisomerase I produces MRGCNIPQQYDVIVAEKPRAADKIAHALGRPAKCFINRVPVYLLSVDGHNLVVVSSAGHMFGPSTSIKGLPVTTLRWDPIWRFDRRSSYLKPYYEVLSKVLPRARYFVNACDYDIEGSTIGYKIIEAFGSLSRAQRMKFSSLTPAELRSAYSRLQPLDVNNAMAGIARAEMDWLWGINVSRLLMRSYREATGERISLSAGRVQTPTLAEAVRRWIQVNSHVPAPEPSITATLSHGGVEFSASPSGWGAETVKDARAIALEVKEGGYMKVASVKAYSEPIRPPPPFNLTDLQREAARIYGLSPYRTQEVAEDLYLAALISYPRTNSERLPPTLNYREVMDGLTRQAKYRGLVELLLRQTKGALRPREGPADDPAHPAIYPTGEMPSRLDKVHDAIYDLIVRRFLAAFAPPAEVARTEAQLLDVKLRRWEARGLSIISEGWLKYYHFHRPSEAQLPPLREGDRPRVERVTVKVSWGGPGVRLSRLSLLEWMEANGLGTKGTRARTIETLYRRGFIVQRGRQTEITDLGYAVYKVLSNVAPELLSVSLTRQFEDMLEGIAEGRLSRDEVVGKAKKYISELIASQLNGNVKVIGATMAKFVGKVRPEGRCIICGRPAEGEELCELHLEAKRRLERSLEDVARRLGVSADEALRRLAKNRLTGRWVREVAELALAGTLRLDAGRVEHE; encoded by the coding sequence TTGAGGGGCTGCAACATACCACAGCAGTACGATGTCATAGTGGCTGAGAAGCCCAGGGCAGCCGACAAGATAGCCCACGCGCTGGGGAGGCCTGCTAAGTGCTTCATAAACAGGGTGCCCGTTTACTTGCTCAGTGTTGACGGTCACAACTTAGTCGTAGTTTCTAGCGCGGGCCACATGTTTGGGCCCTCAACTTCCATTAAGGGGCTTCCCGTTACAACGCTTAGGTGGGACCCCATATGGCGCTTCGACAGGAGGTCTTCATACCTTAAGCCGTACTATGAGGTCCTCTCCAAGGTACTGCCGAGGGCCAGGTACTTCGTAAACGCCTGCGACTATGATATAGAGGGAAGCACTATAGGCTACAAGATCATAGAGGCCTTCGGAAGCCTGAGCAGGGCCCAGAGGATGAAGTTCTCGAGCCTAACGCCAGCTGAGCTGAGGAGCGCCTACAGCAGGCTCCAGCCACTTGACGTTAATAATGCCATGGCTGGCATAGCAAGGGCCGAGATGGACTGGCTTTGGGGCATTAACGTCTCAAGGCTCCTGATGAGGTCCTACAGGGAGGCGACGGGCGAGAGGATCTCCCTCAGCGCCGGCAGGGTGCAGACTCCCACGTTAGCTGAAGCTGTGAGGAGGTGGATCCAGGTAAACTCTCACGTCCCTGCGCCTGAGCCCTCAATAACCGCGACCCTCTCCCATGGAGGGGTTGAGTTCAGCGCGTCACCATCAGGCTGGGGCGCCGAGACCGTCAAGGATGCTAGGGCCATAGCGCTGGAGGTCAAGGAGGGGGGCTACATGAAGGTAGCCTCTGTAAAGGCTTACTCTGAGCCTATCAGGCCGCCACCCCCCTTCAACTTGACTGACCTGCAGAGGGAGGCCGCGAGGATCTACGGCCTCTCGCCCTACAGGACGCAGGAGGTCGCCGAGGACCTTTACTTAGCGGCGCTGATAAGTTACCCGAGGACTAACAGCGAGAGGCTGCCTCCTACACTTAACTACAGGGAAGTCATGGATGGCCTGACGAGACAGGCCAAGTACAGGGGGCTCGTGGAGCTGCTCCTGAGGCAGACCAAGGGCGCTCTGAGGCCCAGGGAAGGGCCTGCTGATGATCCTGCCCACCCAGCCATATACCCAACAGGGGAGATGCCCAGTAGGCTTGACAAGGTTCATGATGCTATCTACGACCTCATAGTTAGGCGGTTCCTGGCGGCCTTCGCGCCGCCAGCTGAGGTTGCCAGGACTGAGGCGCAGCTGCTTGACGTTAAGTTGAGGAGGTGGGAGGCCCGGGGGCTCTCCATTATAAGCGAGGGCTGGCTCAAGTACTACCATTTCCACAGGCCCAGCGAGGCGCAGTTACCCCCGCTGAGGGAGGGCGACAGGCCGAGGGTAGAGAGGGTCACAGTCAAGGTCTCCTGGGGAGGCCCAGGGGTCAGGCTGAGCAGGCTCTCGCTGCTTGAATGGATGGAGGCTAACGGCCTGGGCACGAAGGGCACGAGGGCTAGGACAATAGAGACCCTCTACAGGAGGGGCTTCATAGTGCAGAGGGGGAGGCAGACGGAGATAACAGACCTAGGCTATGCCGTCTATAAAGTACTCAGCAACGTCGCCCCAGAGCTGCTTAGCGTCTCGCTCACAAGGCAGTTTGAGGACATGCTCGAGGGCATTGCTGAGGGGAGGCTCAGCAGGGACGAGGTGGTCGGTAAGGCAAAGAAGTACATCTCAGAGCTTATAGCTAGCCAGCTGAACGGCAACGTGAAGGTCATAGGGGCCACGATGGCAAAGTTCGTAGGTAAGGTGAGGCCCGAGGGGCGCTGCATCATATGCGGGAGGCCGGCTGAGGGGGAAGAGCTCTGCGAGCTCCACCTGGAGGCCAAGAGGAGGCTTGAGAGGTCCCTGGAGGACGTGGCGAGGAGGCTGGGGGTCAGCGCCGACGAGGCCCTGAGGAGGCTTGCTAAGAACAGGCTGACGGGCAGGTGGGTTAGGGAGGTGGCGGAGCTGGCGCTGGCCGGCACGCTAAGGCTGGACGCTGGAAGGGTTGAACATGAGTGA
- a CDS encoding 50S ribosomal protein L21e, with protein MVKAPKGYRHRTRKLLTKGVRERGAVPKASVLFYPYKVGDKVTVRIDPSFHKGMPHRRYHGLTGTIVGVRGRAYVVSVPIGKSTVKTIITYAAHLRPLKA; from the coding sequence ATGGTTAAGGCACCAAAGGGCTACAGACACAGGACGAGGAAGCTCTTAACAAAGGGCGTGAGGGAGAGAGGCGCAGTGCCGAAGGCCAGTGTCCTGTTCTATCCATATAAGGTCGGCGACAAGGTCACAGTACGCATAGACCCCTCGTTCCACAAGGGCATGCCGCATAGGCGCTACCACGGCCTTACGGGAACCATAGTCGGCGTGAGGGGACGCGCGTACGTCGTCTCAGTGCCCATTGGCAAGAGCACTGTTAAGACTATAATAACCTATGCGGCACACCTCAGGCCCCTAAAGGCCTGA
- a CDS encoding DNA-directed RNA polymerase subunit K: protein MSGQVKLYPTTKEEIVIGPPYLTKYERAKIIGLRALQLDSGALPLVDLEKVNVKRDPIEIATYELDHGLLPLSVVRYTPSGLVQVIPIKLLTQ, encoded by the coding sequence GTGTCCGGGCAGGTGAAGCTGTACCCCACCACCAAGGAGGAGATAGTCATAGGTCCCCCTTACCTGACCAAGTACGAGAGAGCCAAGATAATAGGGCTCCGCGCGCTGCAACTTGACAGCGGTGCCCTCCCGCTAGTTGACCTTGAGAAGGTCAATGTAAAGAGGGACCCTATAGAGATAGCAACTTACGAGCTGGACCATGGCCTCCTTCCGCTCTCGGTGGTCAGGTACACGCCGTCAGGGCTTGTCCAGGTGATACCTATAAAGCTCCTCACGCAGTAG
- a CDS encoding V-type ATP synthase subunit E, which produces MSISGNPEKLANEAIKRALESYDSLLKDAEGAAEKLITSSYSEAERRLRSTIESKAAELEEKLRSDQAAADLQVRFKEEEVKSKAIDDVIDEVMSRLRRDRGEWYIKYVQSALRDLEAEAKDHGGFVVMANRDDRELVAGLLKDLKDLELSDESVNIVGGIIAVSKDGSMRVDYSIDQFISENLPSLRGVASRALFGK; this is translated from the coding sequence GTGAGCATAAGTGGAAACCCTGAAAAGCTTGCAAATGAGGCTATAAAGAGAGCTCTTGAAAGCTATGATTCCCTGCTTAAGGATGCTGAGGGCGCCGCTGAAAAGCTGATAACGAGCTCCTACTCAGAGGCCGAGAGGAGGCTCAGGTCAACCATAGAGTCCAAGGCCGCAGAGCTTGAGGAGAAGCTGAGAAGTGACCAGGCAGCCGCGGACCTACAGGTGAGATTCAAGGAGGAGGAAGTGAAAAGCAAGGCAATAGATGATGTCATAGATGAGGTCATGTCAAGGCTTCGCCGCGACAGGGGAGAGTGGTACATAAAGTACGTCCAGTCAGCGCTCAGGGACCTTGAGGCTGAGGCTAAGGATCATGGGGGCTTCGTGGTTATGGCTAACAGGGATGACAGGGAGCTGGTGGCAGGCTTACTGAAAGACCTCAAGGACTTAGAGCTCTCCGACGAGAGCGTCAATATAGTTGGTGGCATTATAGCCGTCTCAAAGGACGGCAGCATGAGGGTTGACTACTCTATTGACCAGTTTATAAGCGAGAACCTGCCGTCGCTCAGGGGAGTGGCTTCAAGGGCCCTGTTTGGGAAGTGA
- a CDS encoding V-type ATP synthase subunit A: MAVRGRIYRVAGPLVVAEGMTGVQMYEVVRVGEEGLIGEVTRIRGDTAYIQVYESTSGLRPGEPVEGTGAPLSVDLGPGLIGSIYDGVQRPLPLIASLIAKTNPARSVFVERGVSVPSIPRDKKWHFIPSDNVKPGDKVGPGDIIGVVEETPIIKHKVMIPPGMSGTVKWMTSEGDYTIVDPVAEVDVGGGDVRQVFLYHRWPVRQPRPYTQKLEPTEPLITGVRIVDLLFPMAKGGTGMIPGAFGTGKTVTLHNLAQWSSANVIIYIGCGERGNEMTEVLDKFPTYKDPWTGRPLMERSILVANTSNMPVAAREASIYVGITMGEYYRDMGYDVLLVADSTSRWAEALREMAGRLEEMPAEEGYPSYLASRLAEFYERAGRVVTYGSPQRMGSVTVVGAVSPPGGDFTEPVTTHTRRFTKVFWALDAALAYSRHYPAINWISSYSAYAETVAAWWHKNVNPHWFEYRQDIINILTRENELREIVRLVGTEGLSEEDKLTLETARLIKEGLLKQNAFDPIDTFTVVQKQFALMKMFVEFHRSASAAVKRNVPVSKIKDSLGRLYSYMMRARFTVPNDKYEEIEKTTQEIVNIINNIGGGQA, encoded by the coding sequence ATGGCTGTGAGGGGAAGAATATACAGGGTCGCCGGCCCTCTTGTCGTAGCTGAGGGTATGACTGGCGTTCAGATGTATGAGGTCGTTAGGGTAGGCGAGGAGGGCCTAATAGGCGAGGTTACTAGGATAAGGGGCGACACTGCCTACATACAGGTCTACGAGTCGACGAGCGGTCTAAGGCCCGGGGAGCCTGTCGAGGGCACCGGGGCGCCGCTCAGCGTTGACCTTGGCCCGGGCCTGATTGGAAGCATATATGACGGCGTTCAGAGACCTCTGCCCCTCATAGCATCCCTCATAGCGAAGACGAACCCGGCCAGGAGCGTATTCGTGGAGAGGGGCGTCAGCGTGCCGTCAATACCGAGGGACAAGAAGTGGCACTTCATACCATCAGACAACGTGAAGCCAGGCGACAAGGTTGGCCCGGGTGACATCATAGGAGTCGTTGAGGAGACGCCGATAATAAAGCACAAGGTAATGATACCGCCAGGCATGAGCGGCACTGTTAAGTGGATGACGAGCGAGGGCGACTACACCATAGTTGATCCCGTGGCTGAGGTTGACGTAGGAGGCGGCGACGTGAGGCAGGTGTTCCTCTACCACAGGTGGCCCGTGAGGCAGCCAAGACCGTACACGCAGAAGCTTGAGCCGACGGAGCCCCTGATAACTGGCGTGAGGATTGTAGACCTGCTCTTCCCCATGGCAAAGGGAGGCACAGGCATGATACCTGGTGCCTTCGGGACGGGCAAGACCGTGACGCTTCATAACCTAGCCCAGTGGTCCTCGGCCAACGTTATCATCTACATAGGCTGCGGGGAGAGGGGCAACGAGATGACAGAGGTCCTAGACAAGTTCCCAACATACAAGGACCCGTGGACTGGCAGGCCGCTTATGGAGAGGAGCATACTGGTCGCGAATACAAGTAACATGCCCGTGGCCGCGAGGGAGGCAAGCATATACGTTGGTATTACCATGGGCGAGTACTACCGTGACATGGGCTATGATGTGCTCCTGGTGGCAGACTCCACTAGCAGGTGGGCTGAGGCCCTGAGGGAGATGGCTGGAAGACTCGAGGAGATGCCGGCCGAGGAGGGCTACCCAAGCTACCTGGCGTCAAGGCTGGCTGAGTTCTATGAGAGGGCAGGGAGGGTTGTAACCTATGGCTCCCCGCAGAGGATGGGGAGCGTCACAGTAGTGGGCGCTGTCAGCCCGCCTGGAGGTGACTTTACCGAGCCTGTGACAACCCACACGAGGAGGTTCACCAAGGTCTTCTGGGCCCTTGACGCGGCCCTGGCCTACAGCAGGCACTACCCTGCGATCAATTGGATATCCAGCTACAGCGCCTACGCAGAGACCGTGGCCGCCTGGTGGCACAAGAATGTCAACCCGCACTGGTTTGAGTACAGGCAGGATATAATTAACATACTCACTAGAGAAAACGAGCTCAGGGAGATAGTAAGGCTCGTGGGCACGGAGGGCCTGAGCGAGGAGGATAAGCTAACTCTGGAGACCGCGAGGCTAATCAAGGAGGGCCTGCTCAAGCAGAATGCCTTCGACCCAATAGACACGTTCACTGTCGTGCAGAAGCAGTTCGCGCTTATGAAGATGTTCGTCGAGTTCCATAGGAGCGCCAGCGCCGCCGTGAAGAGGAACGTGCCGGTAAGCAAGATAAAGGACTCCCTGGGCAGACTCTACAGCTACATGATGAGAGCAAGGTTCACTGTACCAAATGATAAGTACGAGGAGATAGAGAAGACCACGCAGGAGATAGTTAACATTATAAACAACATAGGAGGTGGCCAGGCGTGA
- a CDS encoding V-type ATP synthase subunit B, whose amino-acid sequence MSLLGAREYSKITEIRGPLLIVDGVSRVAYDEIVEVELSDGERRRGRVLEVAGNTAVVQVFEGTTGISTTSARVRFLGRTLEMPVSADMLGRTFDALGKPIDGGPDIIADEKYDINGAPINPAVRAYPEDFIQTGVSAIDGMNTLVRGQKLPIFSGTGLPHNELAAQIARQATVRGEEEEFSVVFAAIGVKYDDYIFFRKFFEETGALKRVAMFVNLADEPAMLRLVAPRSALTLAEYLAYENDMHVLVILTDMTNYAEALREISAAREEVPGRQGYPGYMYSDLASIYERAGRVHGRKGSITQMPILTMPNDDITHPIPDLTGYITEGQIVLSRELYNRNIYPPINVLMSLSRLMKEGIGAGKTREDHAQVSDQLYAAYSRGVELRGLAAVIGEESLSETERKFLRFADLFETRFLSQGIRENRTIEQTLDLAWDILAELPEDELTNIREEMIKKYHPKYRSQQSQAQGLSTKA is encoded by the coding sequence GTGAGCCTCCTAGGAGCTAGGGAGTACAGCAAGATAACTGAGATAAGGGGCCCCCTGCTCATAGTTGACGGCGTGAGCAGGGTAGCCTACGACGAGATAGTTGAGGTTGAGCTCAGCGACGGCGAGAGGCGCAGGGGCAGGGTCCTCGAGGTTGCCGGCAACACGGCCGTAGTTCAGGTGTTCGAGGGCACCACAGGCATATCGACGACCAGCGCCAGGGTCAGGTTCCTTGGTAGGACACTCGAGATGCCGGTGTCGGCTGACATGTTGGGCAGGACCTTCGACGCCCTGGGCAAGCCAATAGACGGAGGGCCTGACATAATAGCTGACGAGAAGTACGACATAAACGGGGCGCCCATAAACCCCGCCGTGAGGGCGTACCCTGAGGACTTCATACAGACCGGGGTCAGCGCTATAGACGGTATGAACACCCTCGTGAGAGGGCAGAAGCTGCCAATATTCAGCGGCACCGGTCTCCCCCACAACGAGCTGGCGGCCCAGATAGCGAGGCAGGCGACCGTTAGGGGCGAGGAAGAGGAGTTCAGCGTTGTCTTCGCGGCTATAGGCGTGAAGTATGACGACTACATATTCTTCAGGAAGTTCTTTGAGGAGACAGGCGCATTGAAGAGGGTAGCTATGTTCGTCAACCTAGCTGATGAGCCAGCTATGCTGAGGCTCGTTGCCCCTAGGTCGGCCCTCACACTGGCAGAGTACCTAGCCTATGAGAATGACATGCATGTTCTGGTTATACTGACTGACATGACGAACTACGCCGAGGCCCTGAGGGAGATAAGCGCCGCCAGGGAGGAGGTGCCGGGGAGGCAGGGCTACCCAGGCTATATGTACAGCGACCTGGCCAGCATCTATGAGAGGGCAGGGAGGGTGCACGGGAGGAAGGGAAGCATAACTCAGATGCCCATACTGACTATGCCAAACGACGACATAACTCACCCAATACCTGACCTGACGGGCTACATAACTGAGGGCCAGATAGTTCTGAGCAGGGAGCTCTACAACAGGAACATATACCCACCCATTAACGTACTAATGAGCCTGTCAAGGCTTATGAAGGAGGGCATAGGCGCTGGGAAGACTAGGGAGGACCACGCCCAGGTGAGCGACCAGCTCTATGCGGCCTACAGCAGAGGCGTTGAGCTCAGGGGCCTGGCGGCTGTCATAGGTGAGGAGAGCCTGAGTGAAACGGAGAGGAAGTTCCTTAGGTTCGCTGACCTCTTCGAGACGAGGTTCCTGTCACAGGGCATAAGGGAGAACCGCACCATAGAGCAGACCCTTGACTTGGCCTGGGACATACTTGCAGAGCTGCCAGAGGACGAGCTGACAAACATAAGGGAGGAGATGATAAAGAAGTACCACCCCAAGTACAGGTCCCAGCAGTCTCAGGCGCAGGGCCTGAGCACCAAGGCTTAG
- a CDS encoding DEAD/DEAH box helicase codes for MSSLELLAPRLREAIRALGYERLLPIQEKAVPVILSGYNTLVVSPTGSGKTEAAVFPVVSLMLERFQPGDGTVKAIYITPLRALNRDITLRISKVVESVGFTFSLRHGDSASSIRKKFLQSPPDFVVTTPETLNLLLTINSRRGMWSSVSFVIVDELQELLDNERGTELAAVLERLENASRNHVQRIGLSATLSERSKKEAASLLAYGRPVSVVEDNSIRRYVIDVNVVKESGDGFEGAAKRIAEIARSEEGSVLVFTNTRSVAEKLSSLLSSMLEDGKVVVHHGSLSRAVREESERRFREGKAKLMVATSSMELGIDIGAIDRVLQFMSPREVIAMTQRAGRSGHRFGGTSRATIVTFDNVFEVLESASIARRSERGELEDLSYPRGPLDALAHQLTAMVVEGSAGDLRQALSLLSRSAPFSNITSDELSKVAEHLDSVRVLRYDPETGELRRSRRTFKYLYGVSMIPDEMNFKVYDISSTNLVGEVSERFVEVAMLTSGSTKFRFTLAGKVWETVNIDYDGERIDAKPVGEAEGAIPVWEGELIPVSSKVAREVCSLLSFSMMEPERALQLLKSKGISEETAKKIVDTAERTRDQWGTLLSYSEPVVEESKGLGVLYACLGSKGNLMLALLISKALEGRMKVWFDYIPYAIVFSSPSGVQGQAIKEALERLRHLDKAELLAMSYDAVRSTPLYVARFLQVAKKMGVLDPDARVSIEQGRRIMDAYRGSIVDTETLREIAFDKLDPQAVEEFLGSLKEVHAVSSSEPSPLLREVLNNPYLRREVASNIKEVAIDYIAEGLRKAALAKEALFVCTACGNTWSARVSEATGIVKCPKCGAMMVAPLPVSDWGEEAAAKFSAWRRGSLKRPTADEKRILKEVQERAMLYINYASQGLGRYVIEALMTSGVGPRAAKRVMEEYFKGGEQAFYKALLKAKEDYLVYKRFIDDRKQRETKAQPKPNNG; via the coding sequence TTGAGCTCCCTAGAGCTACTGGCGCCAAGGCTGAGGGAGGCTATAAGGGCGCTCGGCTATGAGAGACTGCTACCTATACAGGAGAAGGCGGTGCCGGTCATACTTTCAGGCTACAACACCCTAGTGGTTTCTCCGACAGGCAGCGGTAAGACAGAGGCCGCCGTGTTCCCTGTGGTTTCACTCATGCTTGAACGCTTTCAACCTGGCGACGGCACTGTTAAGGCTATTTACATCACCCCCCTTCGTGCCCTTAACAGGGACATAACGCTTAGAATATCAAAGGTCGTGGAGTCCGTTGGCTTTACGTTCTCCCTAAGGCACGGGGACTCGGCCTCCTCTATAAGAAAGAAGTTCCTTCAGAGCCCGCCTGACTTCGTTGTAACTACTCCTGAGACCCTCAACCTACTCTTGACCATAAACTCAAGGAGGGGCATGTGGTCATCGGTCTCCTTTGTCATAGTTGACGAGCTACAGGAGCTGCTGGACAACGAGAGGGGCACTGAGCTAGCGGCCGTCCTAGAGCGCCTGGAGAACGCCTCAAGGAACCACGTCCAGAGGATAGGTCTCTCAGCCACCCTCTCGGAGAGGTCAAAGAAGGAGGCTGCGTCGCTTCTAGCTTACGGCAGGCCGGTATCAGTAGTTGAGGACAACAGTATAAGGAGGTACGTAATAGATGTTAACGTAGTCAAGGAGTCAGGTGACGGCTTTGAGGGCGCCGCAAAGAGGATAGCTGAAATTGCAAGGAGCGAGGAGGGCTCCGTTCTAGTCTTCACGAACACAAGGTCCGTGGCAGAGAAGCTGTCCTCGCTGCTCAGCAGCATGCTCGAGGACGGCAAGGTGGTTGTGCACCACGGCAGCCTCTCAAGGGCCGTGAGGGAAGAGTCTGAGAGGAGGTTCAGAGAGGGGAAGGCGAAGCTCATGGTGGCTACCTCAAGCATGGAGCTGGGCATAGACATAGGGGCCATAGACAGGGTCCTGCAGTTCATGTCGCCGAGGGAGGTCATTGCAATGACCCAGAGGGCCGGCAGGTCGGGGCACAGGTTCGGAGGGACCAGCAGGGCTACCATAGTCACATTCGACAACGTCTTTGAGGTCCTAGAGTCAGCCTCCATAGCGAGGAGGTCTGAGAGGGGGGAGCTTGAGGACCTCTCCTACCCGCGCGGGCCGCTCGATGCCCTGGCCCACCAGCTGACCGCAATGGTGGTGGAGGGGTCAGCGGGCGACCTGAGGCAGGCCCTCAGCCTGCTCTCCCGTTCTGCGCCCTTCTCCAATATAACTAGCGACGAGTTGTCTAAGGTTGCCGAGCACCTGGACTCTGTGAGAGTCCTGAGGTACGACCCGGAGACCGGGGAGCTCAGGAGGTCAAGGAGGACCTTCAAGTACCTCTACGGCGTGTCAATGATACCTGATGAGATGAACTTCAAGGTCTACGATATATCCTCGACCAACCTGGTGGGAGAGGTAAGCGAGCGCTTCGTTGAGGTTGCCATGCTGACCAGTGGCAGCACCAAGTTCAGGTTCACGCTGGCAGGCAAGGTCTGGGAGACTGTTAACATAGACTACGACGGGGAGCGCATAGATGCGAAGCCCGTCGGCGAGGCCGAGGGCGCCATACCGGTCTGGGAGGGCGAGCTCATACCAGTGAGCTCAAAGGTAGCCAGAGAGGTCTGCAGTCTCCTCAGCTTCTCCATGATGGAGCCCGAGAGGGCTCTCCAGCTTCTCAAGTCTAAGGGCATTAGCGAAGAGACAGCGAAGAAGATAGTGGACACCGCTGAAAGGACCAGGGACCAGTGGGGAACTCTCCTGAGCTACAGCGAGCCGGTCGTGGAGGAGTCCAAGGGACTTGGCGTCCTCTACGCGTGCCTTGGTAGCAAGGGCAACCTCATGTTGGCGCTGCTTATATCAAAGGCGCTGGAGGGTAGGATGAAGGTATGGTTTGACTATATACCATATGCCATAGTGTTCTCGTCGCCCTCCGGCGTGCAGGGACAGGCCATAAAGGAGGCCCTTGAGAGGCTGAGGCACCTTGACAAGGCCGAGCTACTTGCCATGAGCTACGACGCCGTCAGATCAACGCCACTCTACGTGGCCAGATTTCTGCAGGTAGCTAAGAAGATGGGGGTCCTCGACCCCGACGCCAGAGTCTCCATAGAGCAAGGCAGGAGGATAATGGACGCCTACAGGGGCTCCATAGTTGACACCGAGACCCTCAGGGAGATAGCGTTTGACAAGCTTGACCCACAGGCTGTTGAGGAGTTCCTGGGCTCGCTGAAGGAGGTACATGCCGTCAGCAGCTCGGAGCCGTCGCCCCTGCTCAGGGAGGTCCTTAACAACCCATACCTCAGGAGGGAGGTGGCCTCCAACATAAAGGAGGTGGCCATCGACTACATAGCAGAGGGCCTCAGGAAGGCGGCCCTGGCCAAGGAGGCACTCTTCGTCTGCACAGCGTGTGGTAACACCTGGAGTGCCAGAGTCTCCGAGGCCACGGGCATCGTCAAGTGCCCCAAGTGTGGAGCCATGATGGTAGCTCCGTTACCCGTGAGCGACTGGGGGGAGGAGGCAGCCGCCAAGTTCTCAGCGTGGAGGAGGGGGTCTCTTAAGAGGCCTACGGCTGATGAAAAGAGAATCTTAAAGGAGGTCCAGGAGAGGGCCATGCTTTACATAAACTACGCCTCACAGGGCCTCGGCAGGTATGTGATAGAGGCACTCATGACGTCAGGCGTGGGCCCGAGGGCCGCCAAGAGAGTCATGGAGGAGTACTTCAAGGGAGGCGAGCAGGCCTTCTACAAGGCCCTGCTCAAGGCCAAGGAGGATTACCTGGTCTACAAGAGGTTCATAGACGACAGGAAGCAGAGGGAGACCAAAGCCCAGCCTAAGCCTAACAACGGTTAA
- a CDS encoding signal peptidase I: protein MSGKSGSRSISPSGLAVVAIVVIVAFFLYLHVAYGLQAVVVDGISMLPTLQSGDVVFIVHVNPTDINVGDVIVYRFTGNFYGIYLRNALIIHRVIYKYYYNGVLCFVTKGDNNPLPDPGYPSLCGTVDANGTEVSGIPYYYVYGVVVGGSQPLVIPYVGGLSLMFNPSSVQP from the coding sequence ATGTCCGGCAAGAGCGGGAGCAGGTCAATTTCACCTAGCGGCCTGGCAGTTGTTGCGATAGTTGTTATCGTTGCGTTTTTCTTGTATCTTCATGTAGCCTATGGGCTCCAGGCCGTCGTAGTTGACGGCATAAGCATGCTTCCAACCCTGCAGAGTGGCGACGTGGTGTTTATAGTTCATGTTAACCCAACTGATATAAACGTGGGTGACGTTATAGTTTACAGGTTCACTGGCAACTTCTATGGAATTTACTTGCGCAACGCCCTTATAATACACAGGGTGATCTATAAGTACTATTATAACGGAGTCCTCTGCTTTGTAACCAAGGGCGACAACAACCCCCTCCCGGACCCAGGCTACCCGTCGCTGTGCGGCACGGTTGACGCCAACGGCACGGAGGTCAGCGGGATCCCATACTATTATGTGTATGGAGTTGTCGTGGGGGGCAGCCAGCCCCTGGTTATACCGTACGTGGGCGGCCTCTCACTCATGTTCAACCCTTCCAGCGTCCAGCCTTAG
- the pyrH gene encoding UMP kinase — protein sequence MTACGVSVVKLSGSLVSPPSATYLRGLREAVEKVVAAGCRLGIVVGGGGTARSYIGALREIGVPESILDEIGIESAVLNAMTVASALYPRSPLEVPRSIREAVTDFEEGLVPVMGGLQPGQSTNAVAAVLAEAIGARIILNLLKGVSGVYVGGPPGDPSAKLSKSLSYDELEAVIRDKRSLAGTYELFDSVALNVVRRSDITVRFANGEDPGVIYRVLVGGEDLGTLVKQ from the coding sequence ATGACTGCATGCGGGGTTAGCGTTGTCAAGCTAAGTGGCTCCCTTGTCAGTCCCCCCTCAGCTACCTACCTCAGGGGCCTCAGGGAGGCCGTGGAAAAGGTCGTAGCTGCGGGGTGCAGGCTCGGCATAGTTGTAGGCGGAGGCGGGACCGCAAGGTCGTACATAGGCGCCCTGAGGGAAATAGGAGTACCTGAGTCCATACTTGACGAGATAGGCATAGAGTCAGCGGTCCTGAACGCCATGACGGTGGCCTCCGCACTATATCCAAGGTCGCCCCTAGAGGTGCCGAGGAGTATTAGGGAGGCCGTCACAGACTTTGAGGAGGGCCTCGTCCCTGTAATGGGAGGGCTACAGCCTGGACAAAGCACCAACGCTGTGGCTGCCGTATTGGCTGAGGCCATAGGCGCTCGCATCATCTTGAACCTGCTCAAGGGGGTGTCTGGCGTCTATGTCGGGGGTCCGCCCGGGGACCCTTCGGCTAAGCTTAGCAAGAGCCTCTCGTATGACGAGCTTGAGGCGGTCATTAGGGATAAGAGGAGCCTCGCAGGGACCTACGAGCTGTTCGACTCAGTGGCCCTTAACGTTGTGAGGAGGAGTGACATAACGGTCAGGTTCGCCAACGGGGAGGACCCAGGAGTTATATATAGAGTCCTCGTGGGAGGAGAAGACTTAGGAACATTAGTTAAGCAATAG